The stretch of DNA ACCTCCGGGACGTCGGACTGGCGGCACACGCAGGCTTCCTTGCACCATGAGTAGAACGCCTCGAGCTCCTCCGTCTGCTTGGCGAGGCTGCAGAAAAGGGCGTGCACGCGCTCGCAGTCGGCGGTCTCCATCTCCGCGAACTGCTCGATGAGCGCGGCCATCACCTCCGTGAGCTCGCAGTAGAGCTGCACGCTCTCCTTCACCAGCGGGTAGAGCGACACCGCCACCACCCGGTTCGTCCTCGCCGCACCTGCACGAGTCCCTCGACGGTGAGCGAAATGCCAATGCACGGACGGCGCCATTGTCGGTCGACATAATCCAAATTTGGAAAAGATAATGTGTGCGCACGGCCGGGCACGGTCCACTCACCTATGGGGCGGCAAGCGATGAACCGGTCAAGGAGGTGGTGCAGCTGGTTGGCCTTGATGAGCAGCTGATCCACCGTCATCTCGCTCGCCGGCGGGTCCCTGGTGACGAGCGCCAGCGCCCTGTCCGCGCCCTCGGCGTCCGCCGCGTCGTCCTGCCTCCCGCTGTAGGTGAGGTCGCAGGTGTAGCGGTTCCCGGGGGACGCGTACATCTCCTCGCGGAGCGACCTGGGCCCCCgcggggcgccgccgccgtgcctgcCCTGCATCCGGTACTCGAGGCGGTCGTCGAGGTAGGCGGCGTAGGTGCGGACGAAGGCGGAGAAGTCCCAGGCGTCGGCGCGGGAGCGGTCGCAGAAGTCGAACATGTTGAGCATCCGCGTCCCACGCCGCGTGGCGTAGAACACCTCCTGCTCGAACGCCGGGTCCCCGTCGGCGAGGACGCGGTGCACGATGACCAGCGTCTTGAGCGCGACCGCCCAGCTTCGGGTCCGGCCGAGGCGGCGCGACAGCGTGGAGACGCAGTTGCCGACGTACACGCGGGAGAGGCAGGTGAGCGCGAGGATCTCCCGGATGTGGCGCTCGTCGGCCGGGAACGACTCGCTGTGGCTGGTGGCCCTGACGATGGCCACGTCCAGGTCCGCCTCCACGGTGCCGCCGCTACCGACCTTGGCGAGGCCGATGCTCGTCTGGTCCTTCACCGCGCCCAGCGCCTGGCGCAGCTTGCTCGGCGCCATGGCTTCGCCTCGGTTGATCGCTCGCCAAGGATTCTTGCGCGCTTGGTCGGGTCGTCGTACGGGCCAATGGAGGGGAGGGGACGTGCGGTGCTGGCGTTTGAGGCGGAGCGCGCCGCGGGGGGTGGCAGATTGGCAGTGCGCGCGCGAGGAAAGCGGACGATGGCAACCGAGGACGCCCGAGGGAGGAGGAGCCGTAGAGACAAGAGAGGGGTTGACCTTTTGGCACGTCACAGCGGGGCAGCGGGCCGGGATGAACGGTTGACTTTTTTCTGAGCAAAGGATGAATGGTTGACTGACGACTCGTCTCTTaccttttttttaaaatttttgtACTCAGCACTGGTCAATGGAAATCCAAGATAAATAATAATTCATTATAAATTGCAAACTGGGCTTCTTTTAGTGGGCTTTTTATCTGGGCTGAATTCCATCTTTTTCGAATTTTGGCGCTGATTATGATCGTTCGACATCCTATGGCATaatggcgcggcgcggccggttGGTGCAGAGTGTTTCGTCACGGCAGTCGCGGAAGAAAGTCACGAACATGATCTAATATACTAGCATTTTCATTTCTTGGCCATTCTTCCACTCGATTTCGGCGATACGTGAGGGTTCGCAGTCGTTGATTAATCGTGTAGTTTTCCATAGCCCCATGCCCCCATAAGACTGTGAGGCGTATACcactttattttttttaaaaaaatagaagTGGGAGAGAAGAAGAACCAATATTTCATtgtatataaatatatacaATGCATTGTATGTCTTAGAATAGGTCACATTCTTCTACTTTTTTTGGGCAAATTCCCTGCATGACATTGAATTTTGAGCCGTTCCCTTATGTGCCACTAAAATTGAATGCTTCATTGAGTGCCATTACATAAAAATTACATTCCTCTCAAAGCTATTAGGGAAAATTCCTTGGAAGGTCCTGAAACAAAtcacgcttccttctatggccctgGAAAACTGAGACACCCTTTTGTGGCCTTCTTTTTAATTTAGTTCTCTTCCATGGCCCTCCCGTTAGATCCGTTAGCCCAATCTGTTAGGGTTTGAGGTTTGAGGTGAGAAGCAAAATTTTCATGTACTGAACTACCCTGCACTCCCACGCACACCCCCGACCCCATCGCGAGCCGCCCCGCCACCCTCCCCTCGCagccctcccctcctctccggCGCTCCCTtactccgccgccgcgccgcctgggcgcgggccccctcctccgcccgcaaCCCCCTCCTCTCCGGCGCTCCCtcactccgccgccgcgccgcctgggcgcgggccccctcctccgccgcgggcTCGGCAGCCCCCTCCTCCGGCCGCAGCCCCCTCGTCTCCGGCGCTCCCTCACTCCGCCGCCGAGCCGCCTGGGCGCGggccccctcctccgccgcgggcTCGGcagccccctcctccgcccgcagCCCCCTCCTTTCCGGCGCTCCCTCActccgccgccacgccgcctggACGCGggccccctcctccgccgcgggcTCGGCAGGCCCCTCCTCCACCCGCAGCCCCCTCCTCTCCGGCGCTCCCTTactccgccgcggcgccgcctgGGCGCGGGCCCCCTCCTCCGCTGCGGGCTCGGCAGCCCCCTCCTCCACCGCGGGCTGCGGCCTCCCTCCTCCCGCTCGCGCGTGCCAGGCACCCCCTTACTCTCGCGCGCTCGGCGCCCCCTTACTCGACCGCCGTGCTGCCTGGGCGCGGACCGCAGCCCCCCTCCTCCGGCGCTCCCTTACTCTCGCGCGCTCGGCGCCCCCTTACGCCGCGCCGCGCAGGTGCACATGTTCAGTTGCTTGGTTGAGTTGATGGCATCTCCTTCATGTCCTGTGCAGAGAGCAGTACTGCAGAGGCGTGATCAGCTGCTGGGATAGTTAGGGACAAAGCACGACGAAAGGTGAGCAGCGACTGAGAATTGAGATGCGCATATATTTTCTTCGGTTGTCAACTAGATAGATCAAACATTGGAACCAGATATGTTATGCCGTGGAGTAAGTTATACACACGGCAAGCTCTAACACTGTTTTAGTGTTATTTTTTTCACGTTAAGTTGTGGCCCATTCGTGTTTGGTTATGAGTTTTGGTGCATATAATTAGCCAGATAATGCTATTTTGAAGTACTAATATTTCCAATTTAAGCTGATCAGATCAATTAGATAATAATTTGTGTTAATTATGTATTTGGGGCAGTGTTTTGATGCATTCAATTAGCACTGTGATCTTTATGATCCTCATCAGATAGGTAAGATACATGGACTGGTCCACCAAGGGCACTTCATTTGCACTGTTTGGGTCTGTTTTTTTTTCTCGGTTGAAAGCATTAACATCACTCTAAGATGGATATGTGTTTTACAATTAATTTATGTATCATTTTTCAAATGTAAACAGCCATTTAGGTTATGTGTCTGTTTGTAGCATTTGGTTGAACAATTTGTAACACAATTTGTTTGTATTGCTCATGTGTGTAGGATAATATAATTGACAGGATGGATCCAAACTCAACTTATTTGTTGGAAATTAAGCTTCTTGGCAATCCAAAAAAGGTCAGAAAGAATGTCCGTTGTTTTTGCTTTGATAAG from Panicum hallii strain FIL2 chromosome 3, PHallii_v3.1, whole genome shotgun sequence encodes:
- the LOC112884758 gene encoding putative clathrin assembly protein At4g02650 is translated as MAPSKLRQALGAVKDQTSIGLAKVGSGGTVEADLDVAIVRATSHSESFPADERHIREILALTCLSRVYVGNCVSTLSRRLGRTRSWAVALKTLVIVHRVLADGDPAFEQEVFYATRRGTRMLNMFDFCDRSRADAWDFSAFVRTYAAYLDDRLEYRMQGRHGGGAPRGPSGRQDDAADAEGADRALALVTRDPPASEMTVDQLLIKANQLHHLLDRFIACRPIGAARTNRVVAVSLYPLVKESVQLYCELTEVMAALIEQFAEMETADCERVHALFCSLAKQTEELEAFYSWCKEACVCRQSDVPEVEVVTQKKLGLMDEFIRDRHAAASQHGLPPPSPEPAASPEPVLVEEQSIKALPAPEEQPTEAQEEDTAQAEPEALLIVADPVDEEADFLNLKADAMPAEEHGQQLVLALFDGNPAGAAPKGDAFDHSAADWETALVQSASALASQRAELGGGLSMLVLDGMYSHATANAAVASAQTFSGSASSVALRPPGAPMLALPAPPGAIGADPFAASALLPPPTYVQMSDMHTKQQLLTQEQIVWQQYGKNGMQGQGPLAMLEQRPQQQLQQQILPNGDCN